A genomic region of Prevotella scopos JCM 17725 contains the following coding sequences:
- a CDS encoding pyridoxamine 5'-phosphate oxidase family protein — protein MKYVNDRIRRQDRLMDEERAVELLRDGEYGVLSMVSEDMGYGIPVNFVWDGDHSVYIHCAPEGRKLEAIKKNPKVSLCIIGKVNLLPRNFTTEYESAIFFGEARINLSDDEKMHALHLLIDKLSADFKELGDKYAHMSFHRVEIIRVDFTEFSGKRKKVLR, from the coding sequence ATGAAGTATGTTAATGATCGTATAAGAAGACAAGATCGTCTAATGGACGAAGAACGTGCTGTCGAACTCTTGCGAGATGGTGAATATGGAGTTTTGAGTATGGTTTCTGAAGATATGGGCTATGGAATACCAGTTAACTTCGTTTGGGATGGTGACCATAGCGTTTATATTCACTGTGCACCTGAAGGACGTAAGCTTGAAGCCATTAAAAAGAATCCTAAAGTGTCACTTTGTATAATTGGTAAAGTAAACTTATTACCACGTAATTTCACTACAGAATATGAAAGTGCTATCTTCTTTGGTGAGGCGCGTATTAATCTCTCTGATGATGAGAAAATGCATGCACTGCATTTATTAATCGATAAGTTGTCGGCTGACTTTAAAGAACTTGGTGATAAATATGCTCACATGAGTTTTCATCGCGTTGAGATAATTCGTGTTGATTTCACTGAGTTCAGCGGGAAACGTAAGAAGGTACTTCGATAG
- the pflA gene encoding pyruvate formate-lyase-activating protein — MVQCKVDNTQTDFSKLQDNMLQVHSIESFGSVDGPGIRFVIFLKGCAMRCQYCHNPDTWNRAGGQLRSVDDVLAQAQRYQSYWGEKGGITVSGGEALLQIKPLTELFRKAKALGINTCLDTSAQPFSRESSNFAAFEELMKYTDLVLLDIKHIDSDAHKNLTGWRNDNILDCAHYLSDIKKPVWIRHVLVPGINDDDESLRKLRTFIDTLSNVEQVDVLPYHDLGVYKWEQLGIPYALTDVKPPSKESINHAKEILTE, encoded by the coding sequence ATGGTTCAATGTAAAGTGGATAATACACAAACGGATTTTTCTAAATTACAAGACAATATGCTTCAGGTTCATTCCATCGAATCTTTTGGTTCGGTGGATGGACCTGGAATTCGCTTTGTTATCTTTCTTAAAGGATGTGCAATGCGATGCCAGTATTGTCATAACCCAGACACATGGAACAGAGCGGGGGGACAACTCCGCTCTGTTGATGATGTCTTAGCACAAGCACAACGATACCAAAGCTATTGGGGAGAAAAAGGTGGTATTACCGTGAGTGGGGGAGAGGCTTTGTTGCAGATAAAACCCCTAACAGAATTGTTTCGAAAGGCGAAGGCCTTAGGTATCAATACCTGTCTTGATACTTCTGCTCAGCCATTTAGTCGCGAAAGCAGTAATTTTGCAGCTTTTGAGGAACTGATGAAATATACTGACTTGGTTCTCTTGGATATAAAACACATTGATAGTGATGCCCATAAGAATTTAACTGGTTGGAGAAACGATAATATCCTCGATTGCGCACACTATCTCTCTGATATTAAGAAACCTGTTTGGATAAGACACGTTCTTGTTCCTGGTATTAATGACGACGACGAGTCATTACGCAAACTTCGTACTTTCATTGATACATTAAGTAATGTTGAACAGGTTGATGTACTGCCTTATCATGACCTTGGAGTATATAAATGGGAGCAACTGGGAATCCCGTATGCACTCACAGATGTAAAGCCACCTTCAAAGGAAAGCATCAATCATGCGAAGGAGATATTAACGGAATGA
- the pflB gene encoding formate C-acetyltransferase: MKKAWRGFTGTKWLDEVNMRQFIQDNYESYDGDASFLEAPTEATNKLWGMLKELQKQERAKGGVLDMETEVVSSMTAYGPGYIGDETKNLEKVVGLQTDKPLKRAFMPYGGIKMAEQACTTYGYEPSEKLHEIFTKYCKTHNEGVFDAYTDEMKLVRHNHILTGLPDTYGRGRIVGDYRRVALYGVDFLINEKAKDLRNCGDGTMTEDIIRLREEISMQIKALNEMKEMAKIYGYDISEPANNAREAVQWLYFGYLSAIKTQNGAAMSVGRISTFLDIYIQRDFKEGTLTEAEAQELIDHLVMKFRMVKFARIPSYNQLFSGDPVWATLEVAGLGMDGRSMVTKNDFRFLHTLENMGPSPEPNLTVLYSSRLPKHFKDYAAKISIDTSSIQYENDDVMRPIWGDDYSICCCVSATQTGKEMQFFGARANLAKCLTYAISGGVDSKTREQCGPAYRPIEGDVVTYEEFMPRFIDMMEWLAGVYVNTLNLIHYMHDKYFYEAAELALIDTDVRRTFATGIAGFSHVVDSISAIKYAKVNIIRDETGFPIEYKTEGDFPRYGNDDDRADDIAVWLLKTFMNMIRKHHTYRHSEPTTSILTITSNVVYGKFTGNMPDGRPDGAPLAPGANPSYGAEQNGLLASLNSTAKLPYEYALDGISNTQTISPDALGHNEEERVNTLVGVMDGYFNRGAHHLNVNVFGVDKLIDCMEHPEKEEYANFTIRVSGYAVKFIDLTREQQMDVIARRAHGSM; this comes from the coding sequence ATGAAAAAAGCATGGAGAGGATTTACTGGAACGAAGTGGCTTGATGAGGTCAATATGCGTCAGTTTATCCAAGATAATTACGAAAGTTATGATGGTGACGCTTCATTCCTTGAGGCTCCAACCGAGGCTACAAACAAACTTTGGGGTATGCTCAAAGAACTACAGAAACAAGAACGTGCTAAGGGCGGTGTCTTAGACATGGAAACCGAAGTTGTTTCTAGTATGACTGCATACGGACCAGGTTATATTGGTGATGAAACAAAGAATCTTGAGAAGGTTGTAGGTTTGCAGACTGATAAACCGCTGAAGCGTGCCTTTATGCCTTATGGTGGTATAAAAATGGCTGAGCAGGCGTGTACAACCTATGGTTATGAGCCTTCAGAAAAGCTTCATGAGATTTTCACGAAGTATTGCAAGACACACAACGAAGGTGTCTTCGATGCTTATACTGATGAGATGAAACTTGTCAGACACAATCATATCCTTACAGGTCTTCCAGATACTTATGGTCGTGGACGTATCGTTGGTGACTATCGTCGTGTAGCACTTTATGGTGTTGACTTCCTTATCAATGAGAAAGCTAAGGACTTGCGCAATTGTGGCGACGGCACAATGACTGAGGATATTATCCGTTTGCGTGAGGAAATCTCTATGCAGATTAAGGCGCTGAATGAAATGAAAGAAATGGCAAAGATTTATGGCTATGACATTTCTGAACCTGCCAACAATGCACGTGAGGCTGTACAGTGGCTTTACTTTGGTTATTTGTCTGCAATCAAAACACAGAATGGTGCTGCGATGTCAGTAGGTCGTATTTCAACCTTCCTCGATATCTATATTCAGCGCGACTTCAAAGAAGGAACACTTACTGAGGCTGAAGCACAGGAACTGATTGACCACTTGGTAATGAAGTTCCGTATGGTTAAGTTCGCACGTATCCCTTCTTACAATCAGCTCTTCTCTGGTGACCCAGTATGGGCAACCCTCGAGGTGGCAGGATTGGGTATGGATGGTCGCTCAATGGTAACAAAGAACGACTTCCGTTTCCTCCATACACTTGAGAATATGGGTCCATCACCAGAGCCTAACCTCACTGTATTGTATAGCTCACGTTTGCCAAAGCATTTCAAGGACTACGCAGCAAAGATTTCAATTGATACAAGCTCAATCCAGTATGAGAACGATGACGTAATGCGTCCAATATGGGGTGATGACTATTCTATCTGCTGCTGTGTATCAGCAACCCAGACTGGTAAGGAGATGCAATTCTTTGGTGCGCGTGCAAACCTCGCTAAATGTCTCACCTACGCTATCAGTGGAGGCGTTGACAGTAAGACACGTGAGCAGTGTGGTCCTGCTTATCGTCCTATTGAGGGGGATGTTGTTACTTATGAGGAGTTTATGCCTCGTTTCATAGATATGATGGAGTGGCTGGCTGGTGTATATGTAAACACATTGAACCTTATCCATTATATGCATGATAAGTACTTCTATGAGGCTGCAGAGCTTGCTCTTATCGACACAGACGTACGTCGTACCTTCGCAACGGGTATTGCTGGCTTCAGTCATGTGGTTGACTCTATCTCTGCTATCAAGTATGCTAAGGTGAACATCATTCGTGATGAAACAGGCTTCCCAATAGAGTATAAGACTGAAGGTGACTTCCCACGTTATGGTAATGATGATGATCGCGCTGATGATATTGCTGTATGGTTGTTGAAGACCTTTATGAATATGATTCGTAAGCATCATACCTATCGTCATTCTGAACCTACAACAAGTATCCTAACCATTACTTCCAACGTTGTGTATGGTAAGTTCACGGGGAATATGCCTGATGGCCGTCCTGATGGAGCACCGCTCGCTCCTGGTGCAAATCCATCTTACGGAGCAGAACAGAATGGTTTGTTGGCATCGTTGAACTCAACTGCTAAACTACCATACGAATATGCATTGGATGGTATTTCAAACACACAGACTATCAGCCCTGATGCACTCGGCCATAATGAAGAGGAGCGTGTCAATACGCTTGTTGGCGTAATGGATGGTTACTTCAATCGTGGTGCACACCACCTGAATGTTAATGTCTTTGGCGTTGACAAACTGATTGATTGTATGGAACATCCTGAGAAGGAAGAGTATGCTAACTTCACAATCCGTGTGAGTGGTTACGCTGTGAAGTTCATTGATCTTACACGTGAACAGCAGATGGACGTTATCGCACGTCGTGCACATGGTTCAATGTAA
- the rplT gene encoding 50S ribosomal protein L20, which translates to MPRSVNHVASKAKRTRILKQTKGYYGARKNVWTVAKNTYEKGLTYAYRDRRNKKRNFRALWIQRINAAARLYDMSYSQLMGALHKAGIEINRKVLADLAVNNQEAFKAIVDKVK; encoded by the coding sequence ATGCCAAGATCAGTCAATCATGTTGCTTCTAAAGCAAAGAGAACAAGAATTCTGAAGCAGACTAAGGGTTACTATGGTGCCCGCAAGAATGTCTGGACGGTAGCAAAGAACACCTATGAGAAGGGTTTGACTTATGCTTATCGTGACCGTCGTAACAAAAAGCGTAACTTCCGCGCATTGTGGATTCAGCGTATCAACGCTGCTGCTCGTCTTTATGATATGAGCTACAGTCAGTTGATGGGTGCATTGCACAAGGCTGGTATCGAGATTAACCGTAAGGTGCTCGCTGACCTCGCTGTTAACAATCAGGAAGCTTTCAAGGCTATTGTTGACAAGGTAAAGTAA
- the rpmI gene encoding 50S ribosomal protein L35: MPKQKTNSGAKKRFTFTGTGKIKRHHAYHSHILTKKTKKQKRNLVHQTLVDGTNLKQVRDLLNLR; encoded by the coding sequence ATGCCAAAACAGAAGACAAATTCCGGCGCAAAGAAGAGATTCACGTTCACCGGTACTGGTAAGATTAAACGTCATCACGCTTACCACAGTCACATTCTGACTAAGAAGACAAAGAAACAGAAGAGAAATCTTGTTCACCAGACGCTCGTGGATGGTACAAACTTGAAGCAGGTACGCGACTTGCTCAATCTCCGTTAA
- the infC gene encoding translation initiation factor IF-3, with amino-acid sequence MKNDKMKMKYRVNEQIRVREVRVVSDDGAEVMPTRKALELAQKEGVDLVEISPNAQPPVCRIIDYSKFLYQQKKHQKEMKQKQVKQEVKEIRFGPQTDEHDYKFKLKHAEEFLNAGNKVRAYVFFRGRSILFKEQGEVLLLRFANDLEELAKVEQLPKLEGKKMFLYLAPKKAGVAKKSQQKRDREEAEAGAKAAAEAANEETKADGGLFANAKNGADALKKLNID; translated from the coding sequence ATGAAGAATGACAAAATGAAAATGAAGTACCGCGTGAACGAGCAGATTCGCGTTAGGGAAGTGCGTGTGGTAAGCGATGATGGAGCTGAGGTGATGCCTACTCGTAAGGCGTTGGAATTGGCTCAAAAAGAAGGAGTTGACCTTGTGGAGATTTCTCCTAATGCGCAGCCGCCCGTTTGTCGTATCATCGACTATTCTAAGTTCCTTTACCAGCAGAAGAAACATCAGAAAGAGATGAAGCAGAAGCAGGTAAAGCAGGAGGTGAAAGAAATTCGTTTCGGTCCTCAAACAGATGAGCACGACTATAAGTTTAAGCTTAAGCATGCAGAGGAATTCCTCAATGCAGGTAATAAGGTCCGTGCCTATGTGTTCTTCCGTGGTCGCTCAATTCTGTTCAAAGAACAGGGAGAGGTGTTGCTGTTGCGTTTTGCAAATGACCTTGAAGAGTTGGCAAAGGTTGAACAGTTACCAAAGCTCGAGGGCAAAAAGATGTTTCTTTATCTTGCTCCTAAGAAGGCGGGTGTTGCTAAGAAGAGTCAGCAAAAGCGTGATCGTGAGGAGGCTGAGGCTGGCGCAAAGGCTGCAGCTGAGGCTGCAAACGAGGAGACAAAGGCTGATGGTGGATTATTCGCCAATGCTAAGAATGGTGCAGACGCACTGAAAAAGTTGAATATTGACTAA
- a CDS encoding TonB-dependent receptor, with protein MIKSKLGISLLVASTLPIGLQANNIIEKGDTSRVYDIDEVVVVDQPKEAFRLRQQPLSSTSFSTELLQGLNVEDVRHLSTFVPSFSMPAYGSRYTSSIYIRGIGSRVYSPAVGVYVDGMPILSKSAFNFHMYDVERVDVLHGPQGTLYGMNTEGGLIRLYSHNPFLYQGTDVKLSIGTKLHRQIEASHYAKLNDKMAYSLAGFYGGQNGFFRNQFNGEHADLINEFGAKGRFLWRPTEKLNFDFIADYQYTRQNGFPYGQVVTDDEVSSATITSPLYGLKAGTQLPNQNRQGNYRRNIINTGMGIRYAGNGFDINSMTTWQMLRDYMLMDIDYRPQDFMHLTQRQHGNTLTEELSIKSHNQNKWHWTFGAFGSYQWLKTTAPVYFDQEMNRYLSKKITDYAYNGMLNAMARSMAQRMIANGMSEELANKTARASVAAMIAGAGGVNINMAMDPMPGVFRTPTLNLGVYHESNIELSDRLMATLGLRYDYSHVSIDYATSARVALQESVMGITINPVITSSLNHKEHDSFKQLLPKIGLTYRLQDGSNVYATWSKGYRAGGYNFEMFSDVLQAETSQAANKARADVDLTHDEAYYERIAKTIEYKPETSWNYEVGAHLNLLNNQLHLDLAAYYMQIRNQQLSVMAGNYGFGRVMTNAGRSHSCGLEATLRGGALDNKLTYGLSYGFTSAQFDEYKDSVAGGGIVDYKDKRVPFVPQHTLGANADYRIDIDPAALLDPSHRFHLRSVTVGMNLSAQGKTFWDEQNSFGQNFYAVLGAHADADFGPLNVNLWVRNLTDTKYNSFAVQSAATGTRYTFAQLGNPFQMGVDFSIHF; from the coding sequence ATGATTAAGTCTAAGTTAGGTATTTCCCTTTTAGTGGCATCGACATTGCCTATAGGGTTGCAAGCCAATAATATTATTGAGAAAGGCGACACCTCCCGAGTGTATGATATTGATGAAGTCGTAGTTGTTGACCAACCGAAAGAGGCCTTTCGTTTGCGACAGCAGCCATTGAGTAGTACGTCGTTCAGTACCGAACTTCTACAAGGACTCAATGTTGAGGATGTTCGTCATCTGTCAACGTTTGTTCCCTCATTCTCAATGCCAGCTTATGGAAGTCGTTACACCTCTTCTATATATATACGTGGAATTGGTTCACGTGTCTATTCTCCAGCCGTAGGCGTTTATGTTGATGGTATGCCAATCTTAAGCAAGAGTGCCTTCAATTTTCACATGTATGATGTCGAGCGTGTTGATGTGTTGCATGGTCCACAAGGAACACTCTATGGTATGAATACCGAAGGTGGTTTGATTCGTCTTTATAGTCATAATCCTTTCCTGTATCAGGGAACAGACGTAAAGCTTTCCATCGGTACGAAGTTACATCGGCAGATAGAGGCTAGTCATTATGCGAAACTCAACGATAAGATGGCTTATTCGTTAGCAGGCTTCTATGGCGGACAAAATGGATTCTTCCGTAATCAGTTTAATGGTGAACATGCTGATCTAATCAATGAGTTTGGTGCAAAGGGACGTTTCCTGTGGCGTCCAACAGAGAAGTTAAACTTTGATTTCATTGCCGATTATCAATATACTCGTCAGAATGGTTTCCCTTATGGACAAGTAGTAACTGATGATGAGGTTTCTTCTGCTACCATCACTTCACCCCTTTATGGTTTGAAGGCAGGAACGCAATTGCCTAACCAGAATCGTCAGGGTAATTACCGCCGTAATATTATTAATACTGGAATGGGTATTAGATATGCAGGAAACGGCTTCGACATCAACTCGATGACCACATGGCAGATGCTTCGCGACTATATGTTAATGGATATCGACTATCGTCCGCAAGACTTCATGCACCTCACACAACGTCAGCATGGGAATACGCTGACAGAAGAATTATCCATCAAAAGTCATAATCAAAACAAATGGCATTGGACCTTCGGTGCGTTTGGCTCTTATCAGTGGTTGAAGACAACTGCGCCAGTCTATTTCGATCAGGAAATGAATCGTTATCTCTCTAAGAAGATTACAGATTATGCCTATAATGGTATGCTCAACGCTATGGCAAGAAGTATGGCACAAAGAATGATTGCAAATGGAATGTCAGAGGAGCTTGCTAACAAGACGGCACGTGCAAGTGTAGCAGCGATGATTGCAGGGGCAGGTGGCGTAAATATAAATATGGCAATGGATCCAATGCCAGGCGTCTTCCGTACGCCAACCCTCAACCTTGGCGTTTATCATGAGAGTAATATAGAACTCTCTGATCGTCTTATGGCAACCTTAGGTTTGCGCTATGATTACTCGCACGTGAGCATCGATTACGCAACTTCAGCGCGGGTAGCCTTACAAGAGAGCGTGATGGGCATAACTATCAATCCTGTAATCACTTCTTCTTTGAATCATAAAGAACATGACAGCTTTAAGCAATTACTTCCAAAGATTGGCTTGACCTATCGCCTTCAGGATGGTAGTAATGTTTATGCAACATGGTCAAAGGGCTATCGTGCTGGTGGTTACAATTTTGAGATGTTCTCTGATGTACTTCAAGCTGAGACCTCACAGGCGGCAAATAAGGCACGTGCTGATGTTGACCTTACGCATGACGAGGCTTACTATGAGCGTATTGCAAAGACGATAGAATATAAGCCAGAGACTAGCTGGAACTATGAGGTGGGAGCGCATCTTAACCTTCTGAACAACCAATTGCACCTTGACCTTGCAGCTTACTATATGCAGATTCGTAATCAGCAACTCTCTGTGATGGCTGGTAACTATGGCTTCGGTCGAGTGATGACGAATGCTGGTCGCAGTCACTCCTGTGGTTTGGAGGCAACGCTCCGTGGTGGTGCATTAGATAACAAGCTGACTTATGGGCTCAGCTATGGATTTACAAGCGCTCAGTTTGATGAATATAAAGATTCTGTTGCAGGAGGTGGCATAGTTGATTATAAGGACAAGCGTGTTCCTTTCGTTCCACAGCATACACTGGGTGCCAACGCTGATTATCGTATTGACATTGACCCAGCAGCTTTGCTTGACCCATCACATCGTTTCCATCTTCGTAGTGTCACAGTCGGAATGAATCTCTCTGCACAGGGTAAGACGTTTTGGGATGAGCAGAACTCATTCGGTCAGAACTTCTATGCTGTCCTTGGTGCTCACGCTGATGCCGACTTTGGTCCATTGAATGTCAATCTGTGGGTACGTAACCTGACGGATACAAAATACAATAGCTTTGCCGTCCAGAGTGCTGCAACTGGTACACGCTACACCTTTGCTCAGCTGGGTAACCCATTCCAGATGGGTGTGGACTTCAGCATACACTTCTAA
- a CDS encoding YhcH/YjgK/YiaL family protein encodes MIIADLTACQRYYSLHPRMKEMLEYILQHDFSRQASGRIQLDGDDLFINLDEVELKAKEEQRLEFHKNYIDVQVPLLQAETMGWTALSDLNAPDIAYDSDRDCGFYTQAAKEYFCVNPGKFTIFFPEDAHAPIIGKGKQRKLVGKIRI; translated from the coding sequence ATGATTATAGCAGATTTAACAGCATGCCAGCGCTACTATAGCTTACATCCAAGAATGAAGGAGATGTTGGAATATATCCTCCAACATGATTTCAGCCGTCAAGCGTCAGGACGTATTCAGCTTGATGGAGACGACCTTTTCATTAATTTGGATGAGGTAGAGTTAAAGGCAAAAGAGGAACAACGTTTAGAGTTCCATAAGAATTATATTGATGTTCAAGTCCCTTTGCTCCAAGCTGAAACTATGGGTTGGACTGCTTTATCTGACTTGAACGCTCCGGATATTGCCTACGATTCAGACCGGGATTGTGGTTTTTATACGCAAGCAGCAAAAGAGTACTTCTGTGTCAATCCTGGAAAATTCACCATCTTCTTCCCTGAAGATGCCCATGCTCCTATCATCGGTAAAGGGAAACAAAGGAAGCTGGTTGGAAAGATTAGGATATAA